One genomic window of Mucilaginibacter sp. SJ includes the following:
- a CDS encoding phosphotransferase enzyme family protein, with translation MSYNISEIVSNFCIEGNVAAIIPYGSGHINDTFYLKNTNPGLPGYLLQRINHHVFENVPALMKNIQLVTDHLKEKLTSIPGSSPDKEVLTIVSAKDQQCFFCDETGNYWRMYCFLKDTKSYDIVLTEQQAYEGGKAFGKFQLLLSDLDSALLYETIPGFHNITMRLDRLNKAVLADPKNRIKDVLTELSFIIERADLMATIMNLGKEGKLPLRIIHNDTKFNNILLDMNDHEQCVIDLDTVMPGYVAYDFGDAIRTIINTAPEDEKDLTKIELNIPLFKAYAEGYFEYAGSFLSDTEVKSLSMGVLLIPYMQGVRFLTDFIEGDVYYKIHSPEHNLQRARAQFELLSKLEKNYDVFDQIIHNTAKKHIQITTEIK, from the coding sequence ATGTCATATAATATCTCTGAAATAGTATCCAATTTTTGCATTGAAGGAAATGTCGCAGCTATTATTCCGTATGGGTCCGGGCACATAAACGATACATTTTATTTAAAAAATACAAATCCGGGTTTGCCGGGGTACTTGCTTCAGCGAATCAATCATCATGTGTTTGAAAACGTTCCGGCGTTGATGAAAAATATACAATTAGTAACAGATCATTTAAAAGAAAAATTGACCAGTATCCCGGGTTCAAGCCCCGATAAAGAAGTACTGACAATAGTTTCGGCTAAAGACCAACAGTGCTTTTTTTGTGATGAAACAGGTAATTACTGGAGAATGTATTGTTTTTTGAAGGATACCAAGAGTTATGACATAGTATTAACCGAGCAGCAAGCTTATGAAGGCGGCAAAGCATTTGGAAAATTTCAGTTACTGTTGTCAGATCTTGATAGCGCATTGCTTTACGAAACCATACCAGGCTTTCATAACATCACCATGCGGCTTGATCGTTTAAACAAAGCGGTATTGGCTGACCCGAAAAACCGGATTAAGGATGTTTTGACTGAGTTGTCGTTTATAATTGAAAGAGCAGATCTGATGGCTACCATCATGAATTTGGGGAAGGAAGGGAAATTGCCGCTACGTATTATTCATAACGATACCAAATTCAATAACATATTGCTTGATATGAATGATCATGAACAATGTGTAATAGACCTGGATACGGTTATGCCCGGCTATGTGGCATATGATTTTGGCGATGCCATCCGCACTATTATCAACACCGCGCCCGAGGATGAGAAAGATCTTACAAAGATAGAGCTAAACATCCCCCTGTTTAAAGCTTATGCAGAGGGGTATTTTGAGTATGCCGGTAGCTTTTTGTCAGATACAGAAGTTAAATCGCTTTCGATGGGAGTTTTATTAATACCCTATATGCAGGGTGTGCGTTTCCTGACGGATTTTATAGAAGGTGATGTTTATTACAAGATCCACTCTCCTGAACATAATTTACAGCGAGCCAGGGCGCAGTTCGAGCTGCTTAGCAAGCTTGAGAAAAATTACGATGTTTTTGATCAGATAATTCATAACACAGCAAAAAAGCACATACAGATAACAACCGAAATTAAATAA